The following are encoded together in the Cryptosporangium minutisporangium genome:
- a CDS encoding carbohydrate ABC transporter permease: MTTVPGAADRRRWDRERVENAVLGVLRWVTIVVLTVVSVFPFYYMVLLSVRLIQDVQLSPGSIIVNPGEIAFSAYTEVLKSVDEGGQGFVRLILISSAVAIATVIVTLTVSIPGAYAVTRLRFFGRRQVDALFLAVYLFPAIVLAIPLYVVLSRLELRGSLFALVLVYVAQTVPVTLYMLRGYFDTIPVSLEEAAQLDGNGRLGVIWRVSLPLSRPALAATALYVFMIAWNEYLFALLFMVERRDRWTVSLGLSQLAGSIEIPTTVLMAGSVLLTAPIVALFFAGERLLVEGLTGGAEKG; encoded by the coding sequence GTGACCACGGTTCCGGGGGCAGCGGACCGTCGGCGGTGGGACCGCGAACGGGTGGAGAACGCAGTGCTCGGCGTCCTGCGCTGGGTGACGATCGTCGTGCTGACGGTCGTGAGCGTCTTCCCCTTCTACTACATGGTGCTGCTGTCCGTTCGGTTGATCCAGGACGTCCAGCTCTCGCCGGGGTCGATCATCGTCAACCCTGGCGAGATCGCGTTCAGCGCGTACACCGAGGTACTCAAGTCGGTCGACGAGGGCGGTCAGGGCTTCGTCCGCCTGATCCTGATCAGCTCGGCGGTAGCGATCGCGACCGTCATCGTCACGCTGACGGTCTCGATCCCGGGCGCCTACGCGGTGACCCGCCTGCGGTTCTTCGGCCGCCGGCAGGTGGACGCGCTGTTCCTGGCCGTCTACCTGTTTCCGGCGATCGTGCTGGCGATCCCGCTGTACGTCGTGCTCAGCCGGCTCGAGCTGCGTGGTTCGCTATTCGCGCTGGTGCTGGTGTACGTCGCCCAGACCGTCCCGGTGACGCTGTACATGCTGCGCGGTTACTTCGACACGATCCCGGTGAGTCTGGAGGAGGCCGCGCAGCTCGACGGCAACGGGCGGCTCGGCGTCATCTGGCGGGTGAGCCTGCCGCTCTCCCGGCCCGCGCTGGCGGCGACCGCGCTCTACGTGTTCATGATCGCGTGGAACGAGTACTTGTTCGCGCTGCTCTTCATGGTGGAGCGGCGGGACCGGTGGACGGTGTCGCTGGGCCTGTCCCAGCTGGCCGGATCGATCGAGATCCCGACCACCGTGCTGATGGCCGGATCCGTGCTGCTGACCGCGCCGATCGTGGCGCTGTTCTTCGCCGGGGAGCGGCTGCTGGTGGAAGGCCTGACGGGCGGTGCCGAGAAGGGGTGA
- a CDS encoding roadblock/LC7 domain-containing protein, whose amino-acid sequence MTQTTRATGELNWLLDDLVDRVPHAQQAVLLSSDGLMIGGSRGLSREDGEHLAAVASGFQSLARGAGRYFGGGAVRQTIIEMESAFLFVTAAGRGACLAVLGDAESDVGLIAYEMAMLVTRVGTYLSTSPRSVAQSQGEGDQM is encoded by the coding sequence ATGACACAGACGACGAGAGCCACCGGTGAACTGAACTGGTTGCTGGACGACCTGGTCGACCGGGTACCACACGCCCAGCAGGCCGTGTTGCTGTCGTCCGACGGTCTGATGATCGGCGGATCGCGAGGCCTGAGCCGGGAGGACGGCGAGCACCTCGCCGCCGTCGCGTCCGGCTTCCAGAGCCTCGCGCGGGGGGCCGGGCGCTACTTCGGAGGCGGCGCTGTCCGTCAAACGATCATCGAGATGGAGTCGGCGTTCCTCTTCGTCACCGCGGCGGGGCGGGGCGCCTGCCTCGCCGTCCTGGGCGACGCCGAGTCGGACGTGGGTCTGATCGCCTACGAGATGGCGATGCTCGTGACCCGCGTCGGCACGTACCTGTCCACCTCGCCGCGGTCGGTGGCACAGAGTCAGGGTGAGGGTGACCAGATGTGA
- a CDS encoding geranylgeranyl reductase family protein yields the protein MSPEPDCDIAVIGAGPAGAMAARVAAERGCRVLLLERGVLPRYKTCGGGLIGLSRAALPEGFTPPVRDRIDRFTFTLRGRLSRTWRARSPIVQLVYRDELDAALTAAAVDAGAKLQEGVTVNGLERVADGATIRLRTSAGEVTAKAVVGADGTSGRSGTYVGVRLAQVDLGLETEFAWPDASAGDWAGRILIDWGPLPGSYGWVFPKGDALTVGVIAARGDGAATRAYLASFIEGLGLTGTPELRSSGHLTRCRAEDSPLFRDRVLVAGDAAGLLEPWTREGISYALRSGRLVGAAAVEVAQADAAGLAAATAGYASAVEHEFGAEMRAGRRFYDAFSRWPGVFHAAIAATPPAWRVFRRLVAGETTLAHLETRRPVRLALQATTR from the coding sequence ATGAGCCCGGAACCCGATTGCGACATCGCGGTGATCGGCGCCGGACCGGCCGGTGCGATGGCGGCTCGGGTCGCCGCGGAGCGGGGCTGCCGGGTACTCCTGCTCGAGCGCGGCGTGCTGCCCCGGTACAAGACCTGCGGCGGAGGGCTGATCGGCCTGTCCCGGGCGGCGTTGCCGGAGGGCTTCACCCCGCCGGTGCGCGACCGCATCGACCGGTTCACGTTCACGCTGCGCGGGCGGCTGTCCCGGACCTGGCGCGCCCGCTCGCCGATCGTGCAACTGGTCTACCGCGACGAACTCGACGCGGCACTGACCGCTGCAGCGGTGGACGCCGGAGCGAAACTGCAGGAGGGGGTCACGGTCAACGGCCTGGAGCGGGTCGCCGACGGGGCGACGATCCGGCTGCGGACGTCGGCCGGGGAGGTCACCGCGAAGGCCGTGGTCGGCGCCGATGGCACGTCCGGCCGGTCGGGCACGTACGTGGGGGTGCGGCTCGCCCAGGTCGACCTCGGGCTGGAGACCGAGTTCGCATGGCCGGACGCGAGCGCCGGGGACTGGGCCGGTCGGATCCTGATCGACTGGGGGCCGCTGCCCGGCTCGTACGGGTGGGTGTTCCCCAAGGGCGACGCGCTGACCGTGGGCGTCATCGCGGCGCGGGGCGACGGCGCGGCCACCCGGGCGTACCTGGCGTCGTTCATCGAGGGTCTCGGTTTGACCGGTACCCCGGAGCTGCGGTCGTCCGGCCACCTGACCCGGTGCCGCGCCGAGGACTCGCCGCTCTTCCGCGACCGGGTGCTGGTCGCCGGCGACGCGGCCGGCTTACTGGAACCCTGGACCCGGGAAGGCATCTCGTACGCCCTGCGCTCCGGGCGGCTGGTCGGGGCAGCGGCGGTGGAGGTCGCGCAGGCGGACGCTGCGGGTCTGGCGGCGGCCACGGCGGGGTACGCGTCGGCGGTGGAGCATGAGTTCGGCGCCGAGATGCGGGCCGGGCGCCGGTTCTACGACGCGTTCAGCCGGTGGCCGGGCGTGTTCCACGCGGCGATCGCCGCGACGCCGCCCGCCTGGCGCGTGTTCCGTCGCCTGGTGGCCGGCGAGACGACGCTGGCGCATCTGGAGACCCGCCGCCCGGTTCGCCTAGCCCTCCAAGCAACCACCCGCTAA
- a CDS encoding GTP-binding protein, with the protein MDFGRSEPSSGIEVPLALKILIAGGFGAGKTTMVGTLSEISPLSTEEVLSDVGIGVDDVAATDRKETTTVAMDFGRITLKDDLVVYLFGTPGQDRFWFLWDELASGALGAVVLADTRRLTDCFPSIDYFERQGTPFIVAVNCFHNQQTHPVGDIAAALDLDPGVPVVLCDARDRLSSRDALVRLVQHVLRLTAPEVAAR; encoded by the coding sequence ATGGACTTCGGGCGATCTGAGCCGTCGAGCGGCATCGAGGTGCCGCTCGCACTCAAAATCCTGATCGCCGGCGGGTTCGGAGCCGGCAAAACGACGATGGTCGGGACGCTGAGCGAGATCTCGCCGCTCTCGACCGAGGAAGTGCTCAGCGACGTCGGGATCGGCGTGGACGACGTCGCCGCGACGGATCGCAAGGAGACGACGACCGTCGCGATGGACTTCGGGCGGATCACGCTCAAGGACGACCTGGTCGTCTACCTGTTCGGGACGCCGGGCCAGGACCGCTTCTGGTTCCTCTGGGACGAGTTGGCGAGCGGTGCGCTCGGCGCGGTGGTACTGGCCGACACCCGGCGGTTGACCGACTGCTTTCCCTCGATCGACTACTTCGAGCGGCAGGGGACGCCGTTCATCGTCGCGGTGAACTGCTTCCACAACCAGCAGACGCACCCGGTCGGCGACATCGCTGCGGCGCTGGACCTCGATCCGGGCGTACCGGTGGTGCTGTGCGATGCGCGCGACCGGCTCTCCAGCCGCGACGCGCTGGTACGCCTCGTCCAGCACGTCCTACGCCTCACCGCCCCAGAGGTGGCGGCGCGCTGA
- a CDS encoding DUF742 domain-containing protein, giving the protein MRAGPGGTWYDDAAGPIVRPYAMTRGRTRPVQDLDVVALILSVQDAVPVGTGFEPEHTYILESARRPISIAELAAHLDLPLGVVRVLIDDLVGAGCVVVRPAPTTAELQSRRLLEAVIDGLRAI; this is encoded by the coding sequence GTGAGAGCCGGTCCGGGCGGAACGTGGTACGACGACGCGGCAGGGCCGATCGTCCGGCCGTACGCCATGACCCGGGGGCGGACCCGTCCGGTGCAGGACCTGGACGTGGTCGCGCTGATCCTCAGCGTCCAGGACGCCGTTCCGGTGGGCACGGGCTTCGAGCCGGAACATACCTACATCCTGGAGTCCGCCCGGCGCCCGATCTCGATCGCCGAGCTGGCGGCCCATCTCGACCTCCCGCTGGGGGTGGTCCGGGTTCTCATCGACGACCTGGTCGGGGCAGGCTGCGTAGTCGTCCGACCGGCACCGACAACGGCTGAGCTGCAGAGCCGTCGTCTTCTGGAGGCGGTGATCGATGGACTTCGGGCGATCTGA
- a CDS encoding sugar ABC transporter permease: MSRTTLEAPESEEAPKPPRRRTPLQRTEARTGWGLLTPTLLIVLVVVVAPILWTIVLAFQRVRVIDLQRRGMTGPWTMRNLDRVFGSPGFWDTLWTTVVYSVGGVALSISIGLVAALAVRHPFRGRTFVRASFLLPYIAPVVGATFVWQTMLNPEYGVLNAWGTRFLGWDRPVDFLNEISGSLWGVNVPTALLTVIVFEGWRYFPFAFLFLLARMQALPADLEEASRVDGATPTQRFRHVILPQLLPTIAVLTVLRFVLTFTKFDDVYLLTGGGSGTEVVSVRVYDFLTSRGDIGAASAEALVLAVALAVFVLIYLRIAGPGRES; this comes from the coding sequence GTGAGCCGGACGACCTTGGAGGCCCCGGAATCCGAGGAGGCCCCCAAACCACCCCGGCGGCGGACGCCGCTGCAGCGCACCGAGGCACGGACCGGGTGGGGACTGCTCACCCCGACGCTCCTGATCGTGCTCGTCGTGGTCGTCGCGCCGATCCTGTGGACGATCGTCCTGGCGTTCCAGCGCGTCCGCGTGATCGACCTGCAGCGCCGGGGGATGACCGGGCCGTGGACGATGCGCAACCTGGACCGGGTCTTCGGCAGCCCCGGGTTCTGGGACACGCTCTGGACCACGGTGGTGTACTCGGTCGGTGGCGTCGCGCTGTCGATCAGCATCGGGCTGGTCGCCGCGCTGGCGGTACGTCATCCGTTCCGCGGCCGGACGTTCGTCCGCGCGTCGTTCCTGCTGCCGTACATCGCGCCGGTGGTCGGGGCGACGTTCGTCTGGCAGACGATGCTCAACCCCGAGTACGGGGTCCTGAACGCCTGGGGAACTCGCTTCCTGGGGTGGGACCGCCCGGTCGACTTCCTCAACGAGATCTCCGGGTCGCTGTGGGGCGTGAACGTACCGACCGCACTGCTCACCGTCATCGTCTTCGAGGGGTGGCGGTACTTCCCGTTCGCGTTCCTGTTCCTGCTGGCCAGGATGCAGGCCCTCCCAGCTGACCTCGAGGAGGCGTCGCGGGTCGACGGCGCCACTCCGACCCAGCGGTTCCGGCACGTCATCCTGCCGCAGCTGCTACCGACGATCGCGGTGCTCACCGTGCTGCGCTTCGTACTCACGTTCACGAAGTTCGACGACGTCTACCTGCTGACCGGCGGCGGGTCCGGTACCGAGGTCGTGAGCGTCCGGGTGTACGACTTCCTGACCAGCCGCGGCGACATCGGCGCCGCGTCCGCCGAGGCTTTGGTGCTCGCGGTGGCGCTGGCCGTCTTCGTCCTCATCTACCTGCGGATCGCCGGACCGGGGAGGGAGTCGTGA
- a CDS encoding DUF3040 domain-containing protein, whose product MLNSEERRQLSAIEAWIAADDPAFAAGLASGRPRAPRRDRRWPLQMVVALAVGFALFSLVAGQPVGLVVGGVLACAAAVADQLRARRRHGSPSIVDRLHRRDGFQPF is encoded by the coding sequence GTGCTGAACAGTGAGGAACGTCGACAGCTGTCGGCGATCGAAGCATGGATCGCGGCAGACGACCCGGCGTTCGCCGCCGGTCTGGCGAGCGGCCGTCCGCGGGCCCCGCGCCGCGACCGCCGGTGGCCGCTCCAGATGGTGGTCGCGCTCGCGGTCGGATTCGCCTTGTTCTCACTGGTGGCCGGTCAGCCGGTCGGGCTGGTGGTCGGCGGCGTGCTCGCCTGCGCGGCCGCCGTCGCCGATCAGCTGCGGGCCCGGCGTCGGCACGGCTCGCCCTCGATCGTCGACCGGCTGCACCGCCGCGACGGCTTCCAGCCCTTCTGA
- a CDS encoding ABC transporter substrate-binding protein: protein MTRPGWIASLVAALLCATVLAGCSDDGSSDGGDGTLTVWSLENLDDRVAATQKVIAEFTKSTGIKVKYVGIDENQFTKLVTAAAAGGDLPDVMGAVPLTALWSLNANELLDTGSAGDVLKSLGADTFNQRALSLTKDGDKSLGIPSDAWAQLLFYRTDLFEKAGLAAPETYEAITAAAKKLTTGGQVGITAATVANDGFTAQTFEHLALGNGCELVDEGGKITIDSDKCVGAFEFYDNLIKSSSVKGAQSVDSTRATYFSGRAAMVIWSSFLLDELAGLRADALPNCPQCKADPAYLAKNTGVVTAIKGPDGTEPAQFGEVVSWSISATAETENAKKFVEFMMGDGYTRWLAQAPEGKVPVRTGDSSNKNAYVDAWRKLPAGVDKKAPLSTVYPAELVDQLVSSVDTFGRWGIEQGEGRLVGATLGELPVSKAVNAMTSGQVDPAGAAKQCQEQVQDIKDGLE from the coding sequence ATGACCCGACCCGGTTGGATAGCGTCGCTCGTCGCGGCTTTGCTCTGCGCGACGGTCCTCGCGGGATGTTCGGACGACGGTTCGTCGGACGGCGGCGACGGCACGCTGACCGTCTGGAGCCTGGAGAATCTCGACGACCGGGTGGCCGCGACACAGAAAGTGATCGCCGAGTTCACGAAGAGCACCGGCATCAAGGTCAAGTACGTCGGCATCGACGAGAACCAGTTCACCAAGCTGGTGACCGCGGCCGCCGCCGGCGGTGACCTACCCGACGTCATGGGCGCGGTGCCGCTCACGGCGCTGTGGTCGCTGAACGCGAACGAGTTGCTCGACACCGGGTCGGCCGGCGACGTGCTGAAGTCGCTCGGTGCCGACACGTTCAACCAGCGGGCGCTCTCGCTCACCAAGGACGGCGACAAGTCGCTCGGCATCCCCAGCGACGCCTGGGCGCAGCTGCTCTTCTACCGCACCGACCTGTTCGAGAAGGCCGGGCTCGCCGCGCCGGAGACCTACGAGGCGATCACCGCGGCGGCGAAGAAGCTCACCACCGGCGGGCAGGTCGGCATCACCGCCGCGACCGTCGCCAACGACGGCTTCACCGCCCAGACGTTCGAGCACCTGGCCCTCGGCAACGGCTGCGAGCTGGTGGACGAGGGCGGCAAGATCACGATCGACAGCGACAAGTGCGTCGGCGCGTTCGAGTTCTACGACAACCTGATCAAGTCCAGCTCGGTGAAGGGCGCGCAGAGCGTCGACTCCACCCGTGCGACCTACTTCTCCGGGCGCGCGGCGATGGTGATCTGGTCGTCGTTCCTGCTCGACGAGCTGGCCGGCTTGCGGGCGGACGCGCTGCCGAACTGCCCCCAGTGCAAGGCCGACCCCGCCTACCTCGCGAAGAACACCGGCGTCGTCACCGCGATCAAGGGCCCGGACGGCACCGAGCCCGCCCAGTTCGGCGAGGTCGTCTCGTGGTCGATCAGCGCGACCGCCGAGACCGAGAACGCGAAGAAGTTCGTCGAGTTCATGATGGGTGACGGGTACACCCGGTGGCTCGCCCAGGCCCCGGAGGGCAAGGTGCCGGTCCGTACCGGTGACTCCTCGAACAAGAATGCCTACGTGGACGCGTGGCGCAAGCTGCCCGCGGGCGTCGACAAGAAGGCCCCGCTCTCGACGGTCTACCCGGCAGAGCTCGTCGACCAGCTGGTCTCCTCCGTCGACACGTTCGGTCGCTGGGGCATCGAGCAGGGCGAGGGTCGTCTGGTCGGCGCCACCTTGGGTGAGCTGCCGGTGTCGAAGGCGGTCAACGCGATGACCAGCGGTCAGGTCGATCCGGCCGGCGCGGCCAAGCAGTGCCAGGAGCAGGTCCAGGACATCAAGGACGGGCTCGAGTGA
- a CDS encoding sensor histidine kinase, which produces MKSRSRSVLAKLITLLALPLISLVVLWGIAASASVGPGIDLLRVSDEASDVVTPLQDLGRELRAERLESVIVVASADRSTEPLRRQRVRTDEALSQFRDRAVNDASTDAVRSRIDTFLKTLDDLDQQREAIDRRTISRLAVVDYFTNVLDTSLPIVFAIPHLPVADYALRANATLELATAIELQSQEMAVIAGAAVTGKFEGGEYTRAVELIGAQRRFYADATPQLEPVDQDALREVTDGASARVLSAMEDAVIGSGTEDAVPPIDADDWISSSRVLSQEMTDYSVDVANRLFDDFLPTATWVLVRVVVAALLGLVAVIVSIIVSIRIGRSLVRELVGVQRSALSLATYELPAVVRRLRAGESVDVDAEVQPLTGFTIREVEGVARAMDAARSTAVEVAVEEAQLRRGVREVFLNLARRSQALVHRQLTLLDAMERREKDPDELDDLFQLDHLATRMRRHAEDLIVLSGSTPGRGWRNPVPLVDVMRGAVAEVEDYARVRVVGVTRASLAGRAVSDVIHLLAELIENATSFSPPHTTVHVSGELVPAGFAIEIEDRGLGMPAEQLAEVNARLADPPEFDLLNSERLGLFVVGQLARRHDIRVVLRGSPFGGTTAIVLLPASMVVAQEKTLSRTPPVVGPEAQAADSGAAGSAGRDALPGSPPTLSIAPANSAEPVRGDAAVDALAALSGPSVDAAPNAYPPFEPTAWQPVTAAEDDYILRAAEQLRAEAGTASAAPDATPDLPAAPEWSSPEWSAADPLSATSSATPEWPASETAVPETTAPGATGATATGATATGATATGATAAGATAAGATAAGATAAGATTSELTDPGDAEAPDEPAPAAAHRPDEEAAATRDGSTDPTADSWLPSAPSSAPPLARREPGAGWDHLRRLAGQAPTPLPRRERRRQESVEPDGEFEPEASPLVGWDSPDTRPRGVAQAPLASRGVPAEPDEPDGFASPSPAAHPSPAAHPSPAAHPSPAAHPSPAAHPSPAAHPSPAAHPSPAAHPSPAAHPSPAAHPSPAAHPSPAAHPSPAAHPSPAAHPSPAAHPSPAAHPSPAAHPSPAAHPSPAAHPSPAAHPSPAAHPSPAAHPSPAAHPSPAAHPSPAAHPSPAARPFPAALPEPIGLPEPIGLPEPIGLPEPTRPAEPVGQPLGPVGQPLGGPVRTPDPGPAAVTPGGLPRRVRQANLAAPLRAGSGIPQAPVEPTSVRSPEEIRAVMGSYQRGSILGRTDAARTIDTAESPPSPVDGPGQRAHESTSDHAGESWPDGQSRTDEVPAGRGSNTGTREGER; this is translated from the coding sequence ATGAAGTCCCGCAGCCGATCCGTTCTGGCGAAGCTGATCACCCTGCTCGCGCTACCTCTGATCTCGTTGGTGGTGCTGTGGGGCATCGCCGCCAGCGCCTCCGTGGGCCCCGGTATCGATCTGTTACGCGTCAGCGACGAGGCGAGCGACGTCGTCACCCCACTCCAGGACCTCGGCCGCGAGTTGCGGGCCGAGCGACTCGAGTCAGTGATCGTCGTCGCCTCTGCCGACCGCAGCACGGAGCCGCTGCGGAGGCAGCGCGTGCGGACCGACGAGGCGCTGAGCCAGTTCCGTGACCGGGCGGTGAACGACGCCAGCACCGACGCGGTGCGGTCCCGGATCGACACGTTCCTGAAGACGCTCGACGACCTCGACCAGCAGCGCGAGGCCATCGACCGGCGGACGATCTCCCGGCTGGCGGTGGTCGACTACTTCACGAACGTCTTGGACACGAGCCTCCCGATCGTCTTCGCGATCCCGCACCTGCCGGTCGCCGACTACGCGCTACGAGCGAACGCCACGCTGGAACTCGCCACCGCGATCGAACTCCAGAGCCAGGAGATGGCGGTTATCGCCGGTGCCGCCGTCACCGGGAAGTTCGAGGGCGGCGAGTACACCCGGGCGGTCGAGCTGATCGGCGCCCAGCGACGCTTCTACGCCGACGCCACCCCCCAGCTCGAACCCGTCGACCAGGACGCGCTCCGCGAGGTGACCGACGGCGCCAGCGCGCGGGTACTCAGCGCGATGGAAGACGCGGTCATCGGGTCCGGTACCGAGGACGCCGTGCCGCCGATCGACGCGGACGACTGGATCAGCAGCTCCCGCGTGCTGTCGCAAGAGATGACCGACTACAGCGTCGACGTCGCCAACCGGCTCTTCGACGACTTCCTCCCGACCGCGACGTGGGTGCTCGTCCGGGTGGTCGTCGCCGCACTGCTGGGCCTGGTCGCGGTGATCGTCTCGATCATCGTGTCGATCCGGATCGGGCGCTCGCTCGTCCGGGAGCTGGTCGGCGTCCAGCGATCGGCGCTGAGCCTGGCCACCTACGAATTGCCCGCGGTCGTGCGTCGTCTCCGGGCCGGTGAGAGCGTCGACGTCGACGCCGAGGTGCAGCCGCTGACCGGATTCACGATCCGCGAGGTCGAGGGCGTCGCACGGGCGATGGACGCCGCGCGCTCCACCGCGGTCGAGGTCGCCGTGGAGGAGGCCCAGCTGCGGCGGGGCGTCCGTGAGGTCTTCCTCAACCTGGCCCGGCGGAGCCAGGCGTTGGTGCACCGCCAGCTGACGCTGCTCGACGCGATGGAGCGGCGCGAGAAGGACCCGGACGAGCTCGACGACCTGTTCCAGCTCGACCACCTCGCCACCCGGATGCGGCGGCACGCCGAAGACCTCATCGTCCTTTCCGGGTCGACGCCCGGTCGAGGCTGGCGCAACCCCGTGCCGCTGGTCGACGTCATGCGTGGTGCGGTCGCCGAGGTGGAGGACTACGCCCGGGTCCGGGTCGTGGGCGTCACCCGGGCATCGCTCGCCGGCCGCGCGGTCAGCGACGTCATCCACCTGCTGGCCGAGCTGATCGAGAACGCGACCTCGTTCTCGCCGCCGCACACCACCGTGCACGTGTCCGGCGAGCTGGTGCCCGCCGGGTTCGCGATCGAGATCGAGGACCGCGGGCTGGGCATGCCCGCCGAGCAGCTGGCGGAGGTGAACGCCCGCCTGGCGGACCCGCCGGAGTTCGACCTGCTGAACAGCGAGCGCCTCGGGCTCTTCGTCGTCGGGCAGCTGGCACGGCGGCACGACATCAGGGTTGTGCTGCGCGGGTCGCCGTTCGGCGGAACCACGGCGATCGTGCTGCTGCCTGCGTCGATGGTGGTCGCCCAGGAGAAGACCCTCAGCCGGACGCCGCCGGTGGTGGGGCCGGAGGCGCAGGCCGCCGACTCCGGAGCCGCGGGCTCGGCCGGACGCGACGCACTGCCCGGTTCGCCGCCGACGTTGAGCATCGCGCCGGCGAATTCGGCGGAGCCGGTTCGCGGGGACGCGGCGGTGGACGCTCTCGCCGCGCTGAGCGGGCCGTCCGTGGACGCTGCCCCCAACGCGTACCCGCCGTTCGAGCCGACCGCATGGCAGCCGGTGACGGCCGCCGAGGACGACTACATCCTCCGAGCCGCCGAGCAACTCCGCGCGGAGGCCGGCACCGCGTCGGCGGCCCCGGACGCGACGCCTGACCTGCCAGCGGCGCCGGAGTGGTCGTCCCCGGAGTGGTCGGCCGCGGACCCTCTGTCGGCTACCTCGTCGGCTACCCCGGAGTGGCCGGCCTCCGAGACGGCAGTTCCGGAGACGACCGCCCCGGGGGCTACGGGGGCGACGGCTACGGGGGCGACGGCTACGGGGGCGACGGCTACGGGGGCGACGGCTGCGGGGGCGACGGCTGCGGGGGCGACGGCTGCGGGGGCGACGGCTGCGGGGGCGACGACCTCGGAGCTGACCGATCCCGGCGACGCGGAGGCTCCGGACGAGCCAGCGCCGGCCGCCGCACACCGACCGGACGAGGAGGCAGCTGCTACACGGGACGGATCCACCGACCCAACCGCCGATAGCTGGCTGCCGTCGGCTCCGTCGTCGGCCCCGCCCCTCGCGCGCAGGGAGCCCGGCGCCGGGTGGGACCACCTNCGGCGCCTGGCTGGTCAGGCGCCGACGCCACTTCCCCGCCGGGAGCGGCGTCGCCAGGAGTCGGTGGAGCCGGACGGCGAGTTCGAGCCGGAAGCCTCGCCGCTCGTCGGCTGGGACTCGCCGGACACCAGGCCGCGTGGGGTCGCTCAGGCACCGCTGGCCAGCCGGGGCGTCCCGGCGGAGCCCGATGAACCCGACGGTTTCGCGTCGCCGTCCCCAGCAGCGCATCCGTCCCCAGCAGCGCATCCGTCCCCAGCAGCGCATCCGTCCCCAGCAGCGCATCCGTCCCCAGCAGCGCATCCGTCCCCAGCAGCGCATCCGTCCCCAGCAGCGCATCCGTCCCCAGCAGCGCATCCGTCCCCAGCAGCGCATCCGTCCCCAGCAGCGCATCCGTCCCCAGCAGCGCATCCGTCCCCAGCAGCGCATCCGTCCCCAGCAGCGCATCCGTCCCCAGCAGCGCATCCGTCCCCAGCAGCGCATCCGTCCCCAGCAGCGCATCCGTCCCCAGCAGCGCATCCGTCCCCAGCAGCGCATCCGTCCCCAGCAGCGCATCCGTCCCCAGCAGCGCATCCGTCCCCAGCAGCGCATCCGTCCCCAGCAGCGCATCCGTCCCCAGCAGCGCATCCGTCCCCAGCAGCGCATCCGTCCCCAGCAGCGCATCCGTCCCCAGCGGCGCGTCCGTTCCCGGCCGCGCTGCCGGAGCCGATCGGCCTGCCGGAGCCGATCGGCCTGCCGGAGCCGATCGGCCTGCCGGAGCCGACGCGCCCGGCGGAACCGGTCGGCCAGCCGCTCGGCCCGGTCGGCCAGCCGCTCGGTGGACCGGTGCGGACGCCCGACCCGGGCCCGGCTGCGGTCACTCCCGGTGGTCTTCCCCGCCGGGTCCGCCAAGCGAACCTGGCCGCGCCGCTCCGCGCTGGGTCGGGGATCCCGCAGGCGCCGGTCGAGCCCACGTCCGTGCGGTCGCCCGAGGAGATCCGCGCGGTGATGGGTTCCTACCAGCGAGGCTCCATTCTGGGACGGACCGACGCCGCACGTACGATCGACACCGCAGAATCCCCGCCCTCCCCTGTAGACGGTCCCGGGCAGAGGGCGCACGAGAGCACATCCGACCACGCTGGAGAGTCCTGGCCTGACGGACAGTCACGGACGGACGAAGTACCCGCAGGTCGAGGGTCGAACACTGGCACGCGGGAGGGCGAGAGATGA